A window from Dioscorea cayenensis subsp. rotundata cultivar TDr96_F1 chromosome 10, TDr96_F1_v2_PseudoChromosome.rev07_lg8_w22 25.fasta, whole genome shotgun sequence encodes these proteins:
- the LOC120270859 gene encoding pentatricopeptide repeat-containing protein At3g48250, chloroplastic-like, with the protein MLSHCSKPHRLLILSSLLRSQSNRFSSLAVNPSPDPSNGDASHLQPPSQESVLYVLKKLDKKPHKALEFLSCISEKHSFDPNAATRNLMLRILGRKDHLKDFWVFLRSMTSDGYSIDQGTYLTLLASFKQQKLPAECSALAKFYKDAGLKTELQNSVDGVVKAIVDADVWDDEVERCLEDLGVSWSEDLVVRVLREVRNYPMNALSFFRWAIGRQDFNHGSAAYNAVARVLGREESIEEFWSLVDEMKKKGHDMDIDTYIKLSRHFKKSKMIKDAVELYEFMMDGPYKPAIQDCGMLLRQISLSGSVDLELVYRVVRKYEAAGYSLSKVVYDGIHRCLTSTGQFDEADEILRKMKQEGFEPDNITYSQLVYGLCKAKRLEEACKVLDEMEECGCVPDVKTWTILIQGHCSAGQVEKALECMTKMIAKGCNADADLVEVMVKGLCGENKEDGAYTLIVEMVERTRVRPWQATYKYLIRELLNKRKLEEGLEILRMMKSHNFPPFADPFPSYISQFGTVGDAEEFLKALTVNNFPSSAAYLNVFKSFFKEGLDFWLSNICIQHNAWAGFLHMLLFWALENKTSNLLDRNIIHHLFFNQI; encoded by the exons ATGCTGAGCCACTGCTCCAAGCCCCATCGTCTCCTCATCCTCTCCTCTCTCCTCCGTTCCCAATCCAATCGCTTCTCATCGCTTGCCGTCAATCCCTCTCCAGACCCCTCCAATGGCGACGCTTCTCACCTCCAACCTCCCTCCCAGGAATCCGTCCTCTATGTCCTCAAGAAGCTCGATAAAAAGCCCCACAAGGCCCTCGAATTCCTCTCCTGCATCTCTGAGAAGCACAGCTTCGACCCCAACGCCGCCACGCGCAACCTCATGCTCCGAATCCTCGGCCGCAAGGATCACCTCAAGGATTTCTGGGTTTTCCTCAGATCCATGACCTCCGATGGTTACTCCATCGATCAAGGTACGTACCTCACTCTCCTTGCTAGTTTCAAGCAGCAGAAGCTCCCTGCCGAGTGCTCCGCTCTTGCGAAGTTCTACAAAGATGCTGGTTTGAAAACCGAGTTGCAGAACTCTGTTGACGGCGTTGTTAAAGCCATTGTTGATGCTGATGTTTGGGATGATGAGGTTGAGAGATGTTTAGAGGATTTGGGGGTGTCTTGGTCGGAGGATTTGGTGGTGCGAGTGCTCCGTGAGGTGAGGAATTACCCTATGAATGCTCTCAGCTTCTTTAGATGGGCCATTGGTCGGCAGGATTTCAACCATGGCTCAGCTGCTTACAATGCTGTTGCTCGAGTTCTCGGGCGAGAGGAATCCATAGAGGAGTTCTGGAGCTTGGTTgatgagatgaagaagaaagggcATGATATGGACATTGATACTTATATAAAGCTTTCGAGGCATTTCAAGAAGAGCAAGATGATCAAGGATGCTGTGGAACTCTATGAGTTCATGATGGATGGGCCTTACAAACCTGCAATTCAAGATTGTGGCATGCTTTTGCGGCAAATATCACTTAGTGGGAGTGTGGACCTTGAATTGGTTTATCGGGTTGTGAGGAAGTATGAAGCCGCAGGGTATTCTTTGTCAAAGGTTGTTTATGATGGCATTCATCGGTGTCTTACTAGTACCGGGCAGTTTGATGAAGCTGATGAGATTTTGAGGAAAATGAAGCAAGAGGGATTCGAGCCGGATAACATCACTTACAGCCAGTTGGTGTATGGACTTTGTAAGGCGAAGAGGTTGGAGGAAGCTTGCAAGGTGTTGGATGAAATGGAAGAGTGTGGATGTGTTCCTGATGTTAAGACTTGGACAATCTTGATTCAAGGGCATTGTTCGGCCGGGCAAGTAGAGAAGGCATTAGAGTGTATGACAAAGATGATAGCGAAGGGTTGTAATGCCGATGCGGATCTTGTGGAAGTTATGGTAAAAGGTTTGTGTGGTGAGAATAAAGAGGATGGTGCCTACACTTTGATTGTTGAAATGGTGGAGAGGACCCGAGTTAGGCCTTGGCAAGCTACATACAAGTATTTGATTCGAGAGTTATTGAACAAACGGAAGCTTGAAGAGGGATTGGAGATTCTAAGAATGATGAAGAGCCATAATTTTCCACCATTTGCCGATCCTTTTCCGTCATACATATCCCAGTTTGGAACAGTTGGTGATGCTGAAGAATTTCTAAAAGCATTGACAGTGAACAACTTCCCATCATCCGCGGCATATTTAAATGTCTTCAAGTCATTCTTTAAAGAAG GCCTTGACTTCTGGCTATCAAATATATGTATTCAACACAATGCGTGGGCGGGCTTTCTTCATATGCTGCTTTTTTGGGCACTTGAAAATAAGAC